atattaccactacctaatatatatatatatatatatatatatatagatatatatatatatatatatataaacacaagaataaaaaaaaaaaaaattaagcacaagcataacaaaaatttaagcacatCCATAACACAAGACTTATTAGAGCATCTTGAATGGCTTCTTTAAAGccaatttagagagaaaacaccCCAAAAACTCACTCCAACAGCTTCTCCATCTCCATTTTTTAGATTCGAATTACTACAATGCTTCTCTACAAGTAGAGAACATTGCAGCATTTACTATTCACCCTTCAAACATTTTTAGCTATTATAATAATCAGCTATTGACTAAAAAATGTTGGAAGATATgtagttaaaaaaagaataaagaatgaatgaaaaaataatatttaaatgaaatggagaaaatgatagAGAATCTGTTAgtaagtgtatttgaaaaagtaggtaaGTAAAAACTAAATATCACTGTTCACTGTCTAAAcagtataaaaaattaaataaactactAGAGATGCTCTTAATAAGACCCACCCACAAAACAAATCTTATCTAATATCTTATatctataacccaaaaaaaaaagaccttgaAGGCCCAAAAAAACGTGCAGGAGGCAGGCCCAATCCCAATCTTTTTTTATCTTAACAGATACAATGAATAGAAAGCCTGAAGCTTTCAGCCTGAAAGCCAAGCGCCCAAATACCTGATACGCAGAAATCAGTAACGCATAAAACCCAGTCTCAAAACCTAGAGCAGAGGCCCAGAGCATTAAGCAGTTGAGAGAGGCGGAGAGCAGAGAATCAGAGAAGGAATGAGAGAGGCTGAGAAAGCTTGCTTGAGCCTTGAGATAGGAGAGGCGGAGAGCATAGTGAAACAATCAAAGAAGCAGAGCAAcggtaaaactaaaaattttagggagttgagatgttttatttgttttgatttgtaattgttttttggttaatCTCCTAGGCTGGATTTATAGTTCAACTTGttaataataatgttatttttgggcaataattttatttagaacCGATGATTAATtgaatttaccaaaatttttgttttttttttgttataaagatgtgctaatatttttaattcatctaaaactaaattttttattatttttgcccctattaccctttttttcctaaaattttgggCCAATTAGACAATTGTCAAGTGGAAGGCGGCCCTGTATCCATGCAAAATGTCTTCAAATTGCATGGATTAAAAAGATCCATAGTGAGTGATAGGGGGTTCTACCTTCACTGGAGTTGTTCAAGCTACAGGTACTGTTCTTGCAATGTCTACTGCCTATCATCCACAAACAGATGGGCAAACTGAAATAATTAACAAGGGAGTGGTGCATTATCCAAGATGCTATGCTGGTGAACATTGCAAGCAATGGTGAACAATGAACATGGCTGCCTTTTACAGAGTTTTGGTACAACACCAACTTCTACGCTTCAACTAAGTTGATAGAATATGTTCCTTTCaattcaaacttcaaagctTGAGGTTGTAGATGCTCACTTGAGAACCAGGGATGCTATTCTCAAGCATAATATTATAGCAGCATAGAGAGTGTGTTGCTGGTGATTGGGTGTTCCTTAGATTAGTGCCCCAATAAGCAAAAATCACTAGCAACTAGAAGGAGAAGTGGCTTATAAGCTGTTCTTGCCATTTCACTCCAAAACTCATCCGGTATCTTCCTTAAAACCTAAGCTAGGTAGTCATGTTGTTCCCCTACCTACTCTGCCTCTGGTGGAAAAGGATGATGAAATTTGGCCCAAGCCTAAAACTATTTTGCAGAGGAGAATGAAGAAGTGCATGATTAACTACTTAATAAGTAACTCGTTAGTTGATAAGCTGTTAACTGATAGTTAGCCTATGCACAAAATGTGATCCCTGCCGATGCAGAAGTAATCAGCGAATTGTTGAGAATAATACACAAAGTAATAAAAGGAGAACAAGGATAACATAGaagacaaacaaaaatagaatccTTAGACAACATTGGCCCCACGCTCTTGTTGGTAAAGATTTATCGTAAATTTGACTCCAGAATATAACCAAGTTATTGGGTTCTACAAATAACAATTGTGAATAATAACcacaaaatttcttatttttctctcaaaCTTCCTATCTTGtggttcaaaattttgatgagatagtaattattttgtaataatgGTAAGGGAGTGAGATagtaattattttgtaataatgGTAAGGGAGTAAAAAGGATTTTTGTACTTGTTAATAATTTGGCATTACTTTCACGtgcatacacacatatatataggcaaTTACCAAGTAGCCAAACAATTGCTAACAGTGACTTCTAGTTGAAGGCATTTCATATTTCAAGCAccgcctctctctttctctagaaATTTTTAGAATTTCTCATGGAATCTTTCTCTCTGAAATTCTCTAAGAGCTTCCTTTGCATAAGTTAATCTCAGCCATTATTTACAAGATGTCTAGGTTGTAGAAAGGCATTAATTTAATGCGAATAAAAAGGAGGAAGCTACAAGCTTCAAGTCGGTTTCTTAACCGACATACATCCTAGTATAAATAGATGTAATGAGGTGTGTGAGAGACGTGTGGAATAAGGTGAAGTGTCAGTGAAGAGAAATACTTGTGTGAAGTGAGGTGAAGCCGTGAAGTGAAGTGTGTGCTATAAAGCTCCGAGTGTTGTAGAGTGTAAAGTAAAGCAAAGTCAAAATAAGTATCCTAGTGTCAGTAGTGTCATAGAGTTGGTGTGTGCTGTAAAAGTTAGCATGTTGGGATTGTATGAAGCCTCGCCGTGTCGTGTTATTTGAGTCTAGTATGTGTGTCATACGTGGGAGCCCACACAAGGCTTTCCATTAGTCAAGTGATCTAATTTAAAGAGTaaagttttaaataaatgatTTTACTGTCTTAAAGGCACtagtatattatttttgaaaaattttttattgagaattaaaaaaaaattttgataaatttttttcaaaaatagatttattaaTGTATATCTTTAAGACATATATTAATCGGACCCTTAAATAAAAGGTCTTTATTCGGTCTTTTGTTCAATAATTTAGTATAAGAGTTTTTGTCAACTAAACAAAATTTACTCCACAGAGGATTAAAAGGGtaggattattattattgaagtaaAAGGTTGAGAGACCTAATAAATTGTGACGATCTTACCTAGACATTATCATACAGTTATCCACTAAAAAACCAATACTTGAGGGGCCTAAATAGGTGCATATGTTTCTCTAAGTGAATTAAGATGTATGTTATAACTACAACTTCAACCTCACCCAAGACATTAGTGATTTCAGGCAATGGTAGTGTCACGCCATCATCCTTTAAATATTCGAACATGACACTTACCACATGCCAAGAACCCTAAAACTACTGGACAACGACCCTTGAGTAATAAAAGAGTAGCATTTTAGAAGGAactcttagggtccgtttggatagagcttattactgaaaactgaaaacactgtagtaaaataatttttaaatgtgtgaatagtgctatgggacccatttttaatattttttttctgaataaaatgCTTGTGGGTCCCATAAATAGTGCGTGAACAGTGCAGCTACAGTGCGTAAACAGTGAAATTGGTCTCCCGCACAGTGAaataacgtgcatgaacagtacaaAAAACGCAGAATCTCAAAACGTGGCCACAAAACGCAGTATCCAAACTAAGCTTTAGTGTCTATTTGTTTCTactttttcaacccaaaaaagcACGTTTTGAAAAAAGCAAATACAAAGTCTATTTGGTAAGGTATAAGAcgcaactttttgaaaaaatgtatgttttgggtttgtgaagAAAACGCGCAAAACCAGCGTTTTGGAAAAAGGAGCTCAATGCACCATTTGGGAAAAAACCCATGCGCGTTGAGCAATCCTACAGTTGGACTCTGAGtgaaattaccaaattgcccttcACACCATTCCTCATTCCTTTTCAAATGGAGTTCTATGGACGGATGAGTAATTGGCCATCCCACACAAGGGTTTCTTGTGGTAGCTCTATAGACGGATGAGTTCTTgcagagggaaaaaaaaaaaaaaaaagaggaagaaggagaGCTCTGTGGAACATCCTGGAGTATGGAGGAAGTGGCTgggaaaaagagaggaaagaaagaagaaaagaaaagagtgagggtacgtgggtggaggagaaaaaaagaggaaaagaaaaaggtaaaaaagagaagaaaatgctatcacaatatttttacaataccttcacaataaattttaagtggtaagttattattagctaatattggtgagaaaaaaaaatttagaaagaaaaaaataaaattgtaataatacattcaaattaaaatcagtatcaattatcacaatatttttacaataaatcttaagtagtaggttattattagctaatattggtgagaaaaaataatttcacaatattgatttaagtatgaaataaactcccttatatatacattgtcctttttgataatttattccTCAGACTGCCACTCTTATAAGTGCTAGCTaaacactcagttttttcaaaaacactttctaacagcttttaccaaacactcaactttttaaaaaagccTAGTTTCAACAAattgaaccaaactcacccttacTCATAAAGGGTCTGAAAAATCCTCCAATGTTCAAAATacctacaaataaataaatagataacaATGCTCTCAAACTGTCCAAGTGAGGAAGGGAGaaagtaatattaaataaataagggGGCATAATATTTTTTGCGGAAGCATATGTTGTGAttggtgtataataaaaatggtaTTAATGGTACATCTAACTCATGTTAATAGTTGTGTGTGTTCCGAACATTACTCAAATAATgtaatagagagaaaaataagaaatgagtTCAAGTTTTATTTGGTATGGTTTCACAAGAGTTACATTCTTTTTAAACCGTAGATTTCTATGAGATCTAACAgttaaaaaatgtcaattatCTATGTTATCATTAAACATTTATTGTTTGTCACACTAgctaaacaaattaattttagagaatattttttattttatttttttactttctttttctctaattaATGGATTTGTTTTGAGGGAGAGATGAGTTCAAGTTTACATTTGATGGGAAGCTGTGGCACCACCGATGACGGACAGAAAGCACTTCTCAATGAAGGCATTACCACATGAAAGAAAGCAACttctaattataaaattgttaaattgtATACCCAACTAAAATCCAAGGGCAAATCGCTAGCTCTACAACAAGAAACACAAAGTTGTCAAGCTAACCCCAAAGTTCAATggatttgttttatttagtaAATCAATCACCATGCCAACCATAAAGCTAGACTATATATGCTACCTTTAAGagcatttatttaattaaaatcagATTTCAGATTTGTGATTCAAGGTCGAGATatgttatattaaatattttatgagaacTAAAACCGAACAAGAGTCTTATATCTATAAGAAACGGAGAAGGAAGGGAAGAACAGATATAATGTACTgatcagcaaaaaaaaaaatttcccactTTGTCATTGGTGGTGCAACATGGAAGCCATGGCCCCATGAAAGAATAGCTTCACTAATGGTAGCGAATGATAAGCAATCAAACACTCCtacacttaaaataaaaaaataaaagataaaaaaaactttcatttgTTCCTGAACTCGCCCCTAATTTCCATTGTTGAGGGAGAAAGTACATAGAACACAAGACCATGTGAGAGGGGGAGAGAGGATGAAGATGATAGAGAGTAGAGAGTTAAtgctgttttgttttttgttttttctatttttaataagaaaagttAATGACTTAATTACTAATTTTTAGGGAACAATTATGACAATCtctttgagtgttttttttcaCCCTTAAATCTTAACATAAATCAATGATACAAAAAAGAGTGTAACTTTTATGAAGTTACAACAGGAGTAACTAGaatcttgaaaaataaataaggatgAATTGTATTATGAGACTaaattttatttagcaaaataagtacAGCCTCAAATCCAGTTATTTCACATTGCTTGTTCAAAAAGCTAAAATATAATCACCTATTTTTTGGTGTTCTATTGCTTCACTTGTACACcatgagaaaataaaatgactagAGACTGCTAGAATTCACTTAACAAGGATCTGCCCCGAAAATTTTCAGCCTTGGACTTGATAGACAACATAGTCTCATTTAATTGTGAAGATTTGAGCTCAAGCTCACTCAATCGAGCTCTGGTATCAGCTACTTGTTCCAGTAGCGATTCTAGTTCTTCTCTTGTTGATTTTATATCATGATCACAGTCGGCCTTTGCCACCTCAATGGATCGATGATGATTAATGAGCTCAACATCTACTGTAATATCATTGATTATGCCTTGCAGCCAACTAATATCAATTTGAGAATTTTCTACATCCTTAAGAATAGCTGATAGTTCTTTCACTTTGGACTTCGTCAGCTGCATAGCTGAAATGGATTGTAACTCCTTAACCACAGTGCACACACACTCCAGATAATAAGAGCGTATGGCATTTGATTCTAAGTGACAACTTGCTGCTATGTCTCCATACTTGTCGAAGATAGACTGCAGAATGGAAGCAAGGCTTTCTTTTACATGATATTTTCCAACAGACACGCAAGAATCAGAAATTACAGAATGGGCCTCTTCGTCATCACTGCCTTCTAAAGCATCAGCAATACCAGAGAAACTAAAGCTTATGGACCCAGAAGCAGAACCGGTAGCTGAAGCAGCACCACGTTCTCCCATGTTACTGATAATAGGATTAGGAACACTATAAGGTGGAGCATGGAGcttttcatcatcatcttcatcttcatcttcatctccCACATTACTGATAATAGGATTAGGAACACTGTAAGGTAGAGCATGGATcttttcatcatcatcttcagcTTTTGGTGTTTCTTTTGAAATGAGGGTACCATTTTCCTTTGGAGGGTCTTTGAGTTTGAAAAGGTCCGGCTATCAATGCAAGAGAGGAGACAAATAGCTATAAGAACTGAAAATTGATAATATGTGCGCTACAAGAAATAAGAAACATTAGTGTATAcgtgtgtgcatatatatatatatatatgtgagtgagagagagagagagagagagagagagtctgcACCACTGAGAGAAATCCAGATGCAGGCACTGACTGAATGGATTGGACTTGCTCCTTGTTGAAAGAAGGATCTTGGGCATGAGTTGCTTTAACTTGTCGCTGAGAATGAGGAACATCCTTTCCATTTTCTGCTTCCACCTTTTTCTTAGAAGCATATTTATAAGGGTCGACTGTGTTTCGAAGAATTAAATTGTCAGGCACCTGAGGGGAATTTGGCTGGGAAACTTCCTTCTTTTTCCTGCCAAAACTTTTGGACACATCAAGGATGAGGGAGTCTGCGATTAAAAATAACTATAATTAGGAACCTATCATCATCACATGTGGATGTGGATGCGCCATGTGCAAGATGGGATGAATGAACCAGTTAATAACATACATTCTCAGGCCAATGGAATGATCAAATAGGCAATAGCAAGGCAGAATCCTAATTGCAATTCTACAGTTTAGTAGGGTTTAAGCGAAGAAGGAAATGTTTAATTGACTTGATCGCTAGGTACATCAAAAGAGTTCAGTATCATGCCTCATCATGCTTCCTAACATACAGCATTGAATTCCTAATACATCAAAGTTGAAAGGGGGTAAATTTGGTGCCAACAAACTTGGATTTACTAGATCAATTGAATTTTTAAGATCTTTAGAGGCAATTATTTGCGTTTCTCTTAGATCCAAGCCATTccagaggaagaagaaaacttcAGAAAAATAAATGGTGTTTCATCTGTAATTTAACGAACCTAAGAGAGCAAAGAAAGCAAGACCAAAGGAGAAAAAGTGAGGGagaggaaagaaagagagaactGCTGATGGCTGAATGGTGGTGAGTGGCAGTCCAGTGAGCTCTGTGACAAGTTCAGAGAGCAACCTCTCCCTTTAGTCACAGGCTGAGATACTTGCATTCTTGAACTTGCCTTACTAACACGGCAAGTCATTTTCAGTGTTTTTGGGTGTGTGGTGTGTGTGTATTCCCATTCCAACTGCATTTTCCAATGACCATGCAATTTTTATCCTCCAGCCAGCAAACATTCTCTCTAATTAAAGGCAAAAgtactttcttttctctcccctGTTCCAATTTATTAGATTTGATTGACTTTTGTAATTTGAGAGTTTGATATACTGCTACTCAAGTAACCTGGGTGTTCCCTTttttgattaatgaaattttcgttacatagcaaaataaaaaataaaataaattaaaagcaaaagcaGCCAAGCTGCAATCCTGCAACCATATGTATTCTCCCTCTTTCTATGTTCTAATAACCAAAGAAAATGCTAGAACTATTGGCTCTTTTCTCCCCTCAAAAGGTTTGTAAATTTCATACTAAAAGAAAGAACTTATAAATGTTCCTAAGCCTACAAGAACTGGCCATTGGACTTGGTCTACAATCAGATTGCTTATCAGGCTCATCAATACATCAGATTTCTTCCATAGTTCTCCTTGGTTCCAACAAGTGATGGATCTTCATGCTAAAAGAGACTTTCACCTCCTCAATGCTCCTCCCTCCTTATTTAGTTCTCCTATTTATATGAACATTCTTTTGTAAGAACAGACCACTTTTCTTTCCTACTCCTATAGACTTGCGCAGACCCTTTCTAGAAAGCAAAAGATGGCAAAGAAAAATTTACTGAAGAGTATCATTAGAAAATACCATATAAAAAATAGGTGAAAACCTGATtcgtttttattaatttactgaAGAGTTTCATCAGAaaataccatacaaaaaaaGGGGAACAACCTGATTCATTCTTATCCCTCCGCACCTCAGCTCCGGCAACTCTTTTGGGGCATAATTCACCACATTCATGGTAAGGATTGGATGCCTTAGGACAAGCTGGGTGTGTTCTTATTACTCCATTGCcatcatcttaaaaaaaaaaatagaaaaaaaaatccaaaatttccaCCTATGTTCAAAAAGTTATCGAGGAAACCCTTATAAAATTAGAACACTCCCTTACTAAGTTTACTTATATTAATATTAACCTCATATCACAACACAATTCATGAATTTAACATTATAAAATGATTGCAGTTGCTCAAAAGATAAGAAATGAGAACTGTATATAATTCAATTTGTTAAGTATTTCACAAACAAGATTACTCtgccaaattcaaatttaataaaCTCTCAAGGGCAATTAAAACCCAAAGTGTAGCATCAGGAAAGCTTGCTAAAGTTGCAGGTGCAAAATTACAGTTGCTAAATTTGCATAGCTCAAAGcatatttagtataaaaaattacttgatttctttttctccttgcGTGTCTGGCCTTCAGCAATCTTTTTGAGGCAAGATTGACTGCATTCGTGGAAGGGATTATCTACATAAACGCAATTCGGGAGTACTTTTACTTTCTCAGCCATCTCTTTGTTTAGCTCTGGCTGTACCCCTGAAAATCCAATGAAaataacatattaaaattcaataaattttccTGCTGAATGAAACAGTAAGCTCTTAACTTAGCTTTCTTGTTTTCTTCCATTTGCAACTGAAAAACAGATACAAGAAACCAAGGATTCAATTTTCCCTTTCGATTTCAATTCCTTTTAGATTGTGAAACAAAATTTTACCTTAAGAAACCAATATAATTATACTTTGAAAAGTATTACTATACATAGGTTGATACAATTATTCAAAACGAAACAGTAACTAATTACAAAAACATGAGTGGTCAATTTTTCAGTCtcaattgaataaatttttcaaacaaaCTCAAGCACACCCCAACACAAGTCAAGGTACTTGATTTTTATAAAAGACTCTCCAAAACCAATCAGCAAAACTACAAAGATAAAAAGCAAAACTCccacaattaaattaaaaactgttTCAGAAATTTAAGCAGTTTGATTATAAaaacaatcattaaaaaaaaaaaaaaattaacaccccCTTAAATATCTGTTTTGTTGCTGAGAACTTGTAGGCAAACTCTACTTTTCATCTAGACTAAACATAATTCAACCACTTGGCATGGTTGAGGTTGAGTTCTTAATttaataggaaaaagaaaaacacaaaaaaggattttaaaaaaagtatttcaggaaaaataaattttcttttctttttcccaccTTATCAGACCAACCAAACAAGAGTAACAGAAGCCTCACAAACAATACGCACCCACATATCAAGAACCAAActttttttcaaagtaaattCCACCCAGCATTAGTCAAGCTAAAAAAGCCGAAAGGACAAAAAAATTAGGTAAAGATCACTAAGTAAACCAAACAAACTTTAGAGCATACCTTCAGCCCAACaacatagaaagagaaaagagagagagagagagagagagagagagagagtttatgTACCCATCAAATTATAGCTAAAACTGAACCTCAAAAGCCCagaaaagataagaaagaaagaaaattacttGGAattaaaaacccaaacccaaacccaacaaaaGCTTTATAGACTGAAATAGAGAAAGACAAACCTTTCAAGTTCAATGCTTTGTTGTTAAACTCCTGTCTGTTTGTGGGAAATTTCCCGGTCAATATATACACGTGCAGAAGTCCATTTTTTCCATTTCTATTTATGctatatttttgtttacttcttacaaacaaaaagataaagaaaaaaaaaaacacataaagtgAGCTTCCATGTTATTCATATTGCTGTTTCTTATTGaccacttttattttattttattttattttttgagcaaATTGTTATTGACCACTTTAGGTGTGAGTTTGTGACCATTCTAGAAAAAACAGAAAGTAATAAAAGAGGTTTGAAATTTTGGTCCTTGACGCCTGACAGTAATTTTTGTCAAACGGTTTGATTTTCCAAAGCTTTGAAAGCAAAAATTAAAGAGGCCAGCTTTGGTTTTAAGAGCGACAGCTTTACGGTTGATGATGttgaagtttgaagaaaatttggGTTAATGGGACCAGACAATACATTGTCCACTAAATTCCCCAAATTTGAGGTATTCATTTCTCATTATTTGGGATTGGGCCTAAAATTTTTTGAGGTTGTTGGGGATCTCTAagtctttctatttttttgttgatcaGAGGGGATCTCTATGCCTATTATAACTAGATCTCCAATCAAAGTAGAGGGGTGGACACGCCGCATTTTCATCATCATCTACGTCACATATTATGAATGAGAACATGCGTTAGTTGTATTTCTATGTGAAAATGATAGGGCTTCCATTTTTTTGGTCGGCTATTAATTGCATAAGATTAGTTCATGATGTGTTAATTATTTCAAATCACGtacttttcaaatttaaatggaGAGAAAACCTAAGGATGACATTGACTAAATTGATGCAAGTAATAGTCGAAGGACCAAATTAGAAATtgaacaaccaaaaaaatatcttcctaataaattatgaattattATATTGGTTTTTGCTCTGAAACGGTTGAATGTTTAGTTTACAAACATTGAAGTTATAAGTAATGCAATCATAAATCTCATGGTGAGTTTGATCTTAGTTCAAGATAAACACTACTGACATGCTTAACATTGAAAATTCAGAGGAAAAGTGgtatatccaatccccatttgcAATTGAAGTAATTGTTGAaatcatatatttatcaaaCCATTTTgtaatgaattaattaatattaattgcactttttttttttatacttcaatggttgagggagagagatttgaaccctagacaTCTCTGTTAAAAACACTAAAGATTTTAAGTTGAGCTACAAGTTGAATCTCTTAATCTGTAAAAGTAATTTCATAAAAATCACTTGATTGTTAAATAGGGATGACAAAAATTCCTTACCCTGCTTTACATGTCCTACTCCGCTTTGCCTTTATGTTGGTTTTCCTTGCCCTAAAGGAGTGATGGGATAGGAATAGGTTTTGCTCACCTCACCCCATATCGTCCTTGCCCTGAAAGAGTGATGAGACGAGAATAGGTTTTGCTCACCCCGCCCAATCTTGCgtcaaatgtgtgtgtgtgtgtgtgtgtgtgtgtgttacacCAAGAGCGACACTCTTTTAAATCATTAATTCCTATTAAATCTAATTAGTATGTAACTCGTGCTTATGCACAGGATGGTCAATTGTAACACATGCTTCGCATGTGCGatgaaactctttttttattttgaatttaatgtaaattttcaatttgaatttttaaattgttagtGAGGTTACATGTAAAAGGATTTTAAAGAAgctaaattttaagattttgaaAAAGAGTAAACTGCTGGGTTTATTGTGTGCTAGTCTTTAGGAAAAAGTTTatctgacaatttttttttttaattttgttgaattacaattttaaccataattaactttttgaatcctcttaatatattgAGATTAAATCTAGCTAGTATGTAACTTGTGCTTACGCATGGGAATGATCAATTGAAATGATGTTATTAATGTTAATCTTGGGttattaaacaattttattttcatgacaattttcatgatattgttTATGTCAAGATTCTCATTATTATACATATTTCCCACTGTAGCcatatattttttctcattttatcaCATGGAATGGACAAGCCATGTTATCGGTCAAATATGTAGTTGGTCAATATTGTGTgttttacaaattaataaatttgataagTATTATTTTagcaattcaaatatttttttgacacataaccattatatagtttttttgttaataatttattggatTGCACCTATAATTCATTGTGGCTATGTgtgtttttcttaatatttgtgggaaatttgattttttttcaaacaatatataaaaactcaattattaaatacaCCTTAATTTATACCTTTTTAACACGtattaacaaaaaaacataatttaaaatatgctAGTATAGAAATTCAACC
This portion of the Castanea sativa cultivar Marrone di Chiusa Pesio chromosome 7, ASM4071231v1 genome encodes:
- the LOC142643366 gene encoding uncharacterized protein LOC142643366 isoform X4, with amino-acid sequence MAEKVKVLPNCVYVDNPFHECSQSCLKKIAEGQTRKEKKKSNSLILDVSKSFGRKKKEVSQPNSPQVPDNLILRNTVDPYKYASKKKVEAENGKDVPHSQRQVKATHAQDPSFNKEQVQSIQSVPASGFLSVPDLFKLKDPPKENGTLISKETPKAEDDDEKIHALPYSVPNPIISNVGDEDEDEDDDEKLHAPPYSVPNPIISNMGERGAASATGSASGSISFSFSGIADALEGSDDEEAHSVISDSCVSVGKYHVKESLASILQSIFDKYGDIAASCHLESNAIRSYYLECVCTVVKELQSISAMQLTKSKVKELSAILKDVENSQIDISWLQGIINDITVDVELINHHRSIEVAKADCDHDIKSTREELESLLEQVADTRARLSELELKSSQLNETMLSIKSKAENFRGRSLLSEF
- the LOC142643366 gene encoding uncharacterized protein LOC142643366 isoform X2; its protein translation is MAEKVKVLPNCVYVDNPFHECSQSCLKKIAEGQTRKEKKKSNDGNGVIRTHPACPKASNPYHECGELCPKRVAGAEVRRDKNESDSLILDVSKSFGRKKKEVSQPNSPQVPDNLILRNTVDPYKYASKKKVEAENGKDVPHSQRQVKATHAQDPSFNKEQVQSIQSVPASGFLSVPDLFKLKDPPKENGTLISKETPKAEDDDEKIHALPYSVPNPIISNVGDEDEDEDDDEKLHAPPYSVPNPIISNMGERGAASATGSASGSISFSFSGIADALEGSDDEEAHSVISDSCVSVGKYHVKESLASILQSIFDKYGDIAASCHLESNAIRSYYLECVCTVVKELQSISAMQLTKSKVKELSAILKDVENSQIDISWLQGIINDITVDVELINHHRSIEVAKADCDHDIKSTREELESLLEQVADTRARLSELELKSSQLNETMLSIKSKAENFRGRSLLSEF
- the LOC142643366 gene encoding uncharacterized protein LOC142643366 isoform X3, whose product is MGVQPELNKEMAEKVKVLPNCVYVDNPFHECSQSCLKKIAEGQTRKEKKKSNSLILDVSKSFGRKKKEVSQPNSPQVPDNLILRNTVDPYKYASKKKVEAENGKDVPHSQRQVKATHAQDPSFNKEQVQSIQSVPASGFLSVPDLFKLKDPPKENGTLISKETPKAEDDDEKIHALPYSVPNPIISNVGDEDEDEDDDEKLHAPPYSVPNPIISNMGERGAASATGSASGSISFSFSGIADALEGSDDEEAHSVISDSCVSVGKYHVKESLASILQSIFDKYGDIAASCHLESNAIRSYYLECVCTVVKELQSISAMQLTKSKVKELSAILKDVENSQIDISWLQGIINDITVDVELINHHRSIEVAKADCDHDIKSTREELESLLEQVADTRARLSELELKSSQLNETMLSIKSKAENFRGRSLLSEF
- the LOC142643366 gene encoding uncharacterized protein LOC142643366 isoform X1 → MGVQPELNKEMAEKVKVLPNCVYVDNPFHECSQSCLKKIAEGQTRKEKKKSNDGNGVIRTHPACPKASNPYHECGELCPKRVAGAEVRRDKNESDSLILDVSKSFGRKKKEVSQPNSPQVPDNLILRNTVDPYKYASKKKVEAENGKDVPHSQRQVKATHAQDPSFNKEQVQSIQSVPASGFLSVPDLFKLKDPPKENGTLISKETPKAEDDDEKIHALPYSVPNPIISNVGDEDEDEDDDEKLHAPPYSVPNPIISNMGERGAASATGSASGSISFSFSGIADALEGSDDEEAHSVISDSCVSVGKYHVKESLASILQSIFDKYGDIAASCHLESNAIRSYYLECVCTVVKELQSISAMQLTKSKVKELSAILKDVENSQIDISWLQGIINDITVDVELINHHRSIEVAKADCDHDIKSTREELESLLEQVADTRARLSELELKSSQLNETMLSIKSKAENFRGRSLLSEF